The Candidatus Alcyoniella australis genomic sequence CCGCCTCGACCAAATCCGCACGATCCAGCCTCCCAAAGACCACAGCGCAACCACCCGGCCCGGCCGCCAACGTCATCCGGCGTTCGACGCCGACGGCTCGGAGGACTGAGGCAATGCCGCGCTCGTTGCGCCAGGCATTGGACGAGGACCGCTTTGCGATCACCGCCGAAGTCGGACCTCCCAAGGGGACCGACGTCGGGCGGTTAATCGAGCAGATCGAGCTGCTCAAACCCGAGGTCGACGCGCTGAACGTCACGGACAACCAGTCCGCGGTGATGAAGCTCAGTCCGCTGGCGGCCTGCAAGCTGATCGTGGACCGCGGCGGCGACGCGGTGCTGCAACTGACCTGCCGCGACCGCAACCGCCTGGCGCTGCAATCGGATCTGCTGGCAGCCTGGGTGCTGGGCGTGCGCAACGTGCTGGCGCTCAGCGGCGACTACGTGCTGGTCGGCGACCACCCCCAGGCCAAGCCGGTGTTCGACCTGGACAGCGTGCAGCTTCTGCAGACGATCGAGCTGCTCAACGCGGGCCGCGATTTGGCGGGCAACGAGCTTAGGGGCGGCACCGGATTTCTCGCGGGCGCGGCGGTGACGCCCGAGGCCGATCCGCTCGAGCCGCAGCTTTTAAAATTCGAGAAGAAGATTGTGGCCGGTGCGCGCTTCTTCCAGACCCAGGCGGTGTTCGACGTGGAGCGCTTCGAGTTCTTTATGCAAAGCGCGCGCAAACACGAGGTCAAGGTGCTGGCCGGGATCGTGCTGCTGGCGTCGGCGCGCATGGCGCGCTATATGAACGAGAAGGTTCCAGGGATCGAAGTTCCCGACGCGCTGATCGCCCGCCTCGACGCCGCGGGCAAGGACGGCGCGCTGGAGGTCGGCATCGAGATCGCCGCGCAGACTATCCGCAGGTTGCGGCAAGAGCAGATTTGCGATGGCGTGCACGTGATGGCCATCGGCCGCGAACAACTGGTGCCGCAGATTTTAGCGGCAGCGCAATAGCGAGGGAGCAGGTGAGCAAGCGCGATTGGATCGACGTGGCCAGCCAACCCGACGAGCGGAATATCCCCATCGACAAGGTCGGCGTGAAGAACGTGCGCTACCCGATCAAGGTCCTCGACCGCTCGCGCGGGACCCAGAGCACGGTGGCGGCGTTCAACATGTACGTCAGCCTGCCGCACAGCTTCAAGGGCACGCACATGAGCCGCTTTATCGAGATCCTCAACGAGCATCGCGGCGAAATCTCGACCAAGAACTTCAAGCAGGTACTGCGCGAGATCCGGCACCGGCTCGACGCCGAGGCCGCGCACCTCGAAGTCGAATTTCCCTACTTCATCGAAAAGCAGGCGCCGGTGAGCAAGGCGATGGGCCTAATGGAGTACCGCTGCTCGATCGTGGGCACCCTGCGCGCGGACCGCTACGACGTGGTGGTCACGGTGCGCGTACCGGTGACCACGCTCTGCCCGTGCTCCAAGGCGATCTCCGAGCGCGGGGCCCACAACCAGCGCGGCACGGTGAGCATCAGCTTCCGCTTCGACAGTCTGGTCTGGATCGAGGAGATCATCGAGCTGGCCGAGGGCTCGGCATCCAGCGCGGTCTACTCGATCCTCAAACGCGAGGACGAGAAGTACGTTACCGAGCACGCCTTTGACAACCCGGTCTTTGTCGAGGACGTGGTGCGCAACGTGGCCCAACGCCTGCGCGAAATGGCGCACATCACCTGGTACGCGGTGGAGGTGGAGAACGACGAGTCGATCCACAACCACTCGGCCTACGCCTACGTCGAGCACGACAAACGGGAAGCCGATGGCCGATAACGTGCGCGTCACTTTCCTGCCCGACAACGTCTCGACCCTGGTCGAACGCGGCGCAAGCGTGCTTTCGGCCGCGGTGCGCGCAGGGGTGCACATCGACGCGGCCTGCGGCGGCAGCGGGACCTGCGGACGCTGCAAAGTGCGCGTACTGCAAGGCCAGACAAGTTCTCCGAGCACTTCGGCGCTGAGCGCCGATGAGGCTGCGCGCGGTCTGGTGCTTGCCTGCCGTTGCGAGGTTCACAGCGACGCGTTGATCGCACTGAGCGAACAGGCGCGGGTCGAACCCTCGGCGCTCTCAAGCGTCCCCGCCGCAACTGCTGCCGGACCGGGTGCCGCAGAACATGCACCCGCAGAGTTCGTCCTGGACCCGCCGGTATCCCGTCTCGACCTTGAACTCCCCGAACCGACCCTGGCCGACAACGTGGGAGATCTCGAACGCGTGCTGCGCGAGGTCAAACGGCAGCACGGCATCAACGTGACCCAGATCGATCCGATGGCGCTACACGGATTGGGCACTGCATTGCGCGAGGGCGACTGGCGCGCGACCGCTATTGTGCGTAGCGAGTCCGGCCAAACCCCGCGGCTGTTGGCGATCCAATCCGGACTACGCGGCGCGGGCTGCGCCCTATCGCTGGACATCGGCACGACCACGATCTGGGGACGGCTGGACGACTTGGCCAGCGGTACGACCCTGGCCACGGCCTCGGACTACAACAGCCAGGTCTCGCTGGGCGAAGACGTAATCACGCGCATCGTGCATGCCGAACAGCCCGGCGGGCTGCAACGGCTGCAACAGTCTGTAGTGCGCACGATCAACGGCGTGCTCTCGCGGCTGATCCAGGACGCTGGAATCGCGCGCCACGACGTGGTGCAGGCCACGGTCGCGGGCAACACCACCATGACCCACCTGCTGTGCGGCTTTGATCCGCGCTCAATCCGACGCGCGCCCTACGTGCCGCTGGCAAGCAGCTTCCCTCCGCTGCGCGCGGCCCAGTTGGGGATCGAGCTTCCCGAGCAAGTGCCATTGCGGGCGCTCAGCGCGGTATCGAGCTGGGTCGGCGGCGACATCACGGCAGGGGTATTGGCCTCGGGCCTGGACCGCGATCCGCGGCTGACGCTCTACGTCGATTTGGGGACCAACGGCGAGATCGTGGTCGGCAACAACGAGTGGATGGCCAGCGCCTCGTGCTCTGCCGGCCCGGCGTTCGAGGGCGGCGGCGTGGGTTGCGGTGTACGCGCAGCGGCCGGAGCGATCAACGCCTTTCGCATCGACCGCGCGACCTGCGAGCCGATGGTCGTAACCATCGGCCAAGCTCCGGCAATCGGCGTGTGCGGCGTGGGGCTGGTGCAGATGCTCTCCGAACTTTACTGCGCCGGGCTGCTCGAGCCCAACGGCCGTTTCGCCGATCCATCGCGAAGCCCTCGACTGCGCGAGCGCGACGGCCGTACCCATTACGTAGTGGTCGAGGCCGCCAACTCGGCCGACGGCGTAGAGATCGTACTGAGCGAATCCGACGTGGAGAACGTGCTGCGCGCCAAGGCGGCGATGTACGCCGGGATCGTCACCGTGCTCGAGCAGGTCGAACTGAGTGTGGACGATTTACAGCGGGTAATCATCGCCGGCGCGTTGGGCAACTTTCTCGATCTGCAAAGCTGCGTGCGCATCGGCCTGTTCCCGGACATCGCGCGCGAACGCTTCAGCTACATCGGCAACGGCTCACTGCTCGGTGCGCGGGCCGCGGCCCTGAGTCGCGAGGCGCTGGAGCGCAGCGAACGCATCGCCGGTTCGATCACCAACATCGAGCTGGTGGACAACGCACGCTTCATCGATAACTACACCTCGGCGCTATTCCTGCCGCACACCGACCTCTCGCGCTTTCCCAGCGTCGCGTCGGATCGCCGCGGCTGCGGAGAAAAACGATGACAAAGGTTATCGCGCTGGCGGGCAAGGGCGGCACGGGCAAGACCACCGTGGCCGGGATGATCGTGCGGCGGCTGGTGGAGCGCTGGCCCGGGCCGGTGTTGGCCCTTGACGGCGACGCCAACGACAACCTGTCCGAGACCTTGGGCCTGGCGCGGCGCGGCAGCATCGCGGGCGTAACCGACGAGTTCGCGTCACAGCGCGACGACCTGCCCTCGGGCATGACCAAGGAAGCGCTGCTGGAAATGCGGGTCAGCGCCTCGATCAGCGAGGGGCGCGGAATGGACCTGTTGGTGATGGGCCACCCCGAGGGACCGGGCTGCTATTGCTACGTCAACAACGTGCTGCGCTCGCAAATCGAACGCCTGCAATCGAACTACCGTTTTGTTGTGATCGACAACGAGGCGGGGATGGAGCACGTCAGCCGCCGCACCACGCGCAAGATCGATTTACTGCTGCTGGTGGCCGACTATTCGGCCAAGTCGCTGCGCGCCGCGACGCGGGTTGCACAGGTCGCACGCGAGCTGGAGCTGGACGTGAAACGCACCGGGCTGATTCTCAATGGTGCGCCGCAAGATCACTCGGCGCTGGAGCCCGAGCTGCAAGCGACCGGCCTGGAGCTGCTGGCCGTGCTGCCTCACAGCGACCGTGTGCGCGACAACGACGTGCAGGCGCGCTCGGTTTTTGAGCTGCCGCAGGACGATCCGGCGCTGGTCGCAACGGCCGAACTGGTTGACAGGCTGGTCGCGGATATCGCAGTTTCTCAGGGTTGAATCCCGAGGCGAATCGACAGAGAGGAGTTGGATCGATGGCCGATTTTCCCAAGGTCGAGTCGAGCGGCTCGATCAATCAGCAGCGGCTGGGCGAGGGCGAGCATGGCCTGTCTCTCGGCGGTCAGGCGGCTTACCCGTTTCATACTTTCGACGGGTCGATCCCCAATCCCCCGGCCCTGGCCCTCGAGATCCACGATCGCCCGCCGACTGATTGGCCTGAGGCGCTCAACGAGATCTACTCCGAGGTCTACGCCGACCCCGCGAATTGGGCCCGCAAGTGCGTCGAGCTTGGGGCTGACGCGCTGGTGCTGACCCTGACCAGCATCGACCCCAACGGCGACGATGCTTCGGCCGAATCCGCCGTGGAAACGGTCAAGGCCGTGGCCGCGGCGATCGACAGGCCGCTGATCGTCTGGGGCGTGGACAACGAGCCCAAGGACGGCGAGGTGCTGCGCGCCGTGGCCGAGGCAATCGACGGCCGACGGCTGGTTCTCGGCCCGGTGGTCGAGGGCAACTACAAGCAGGTCGGCGCGGGCGCCATCGGCTTCAAACACATGGTGGCGGCCAACTCGCCGATCGACATCAACCTGGCCAAGCAGCTGAGCATCCTGCTGGGCAACCTCGGGGTACACGAGGAAGACATCCTGATCGACCCCACCACCGGCGGCCTGGGCTATGGCCTGGAGTACAGCTACTCGGTGATGGAACGGGCGCGCATCGCGGCCCTGGTGCAGGGCGACGAAAAGCTGCAGTTCCCGATGCTGAACATGGTCGGCAAGGAGGTCTGGAAATCCAAAGAGGCCAAGGTGTCTGCCGACCAGCAGCCGACCTGGGGCGACGCTCGCGCACGCGGCATTTCCATCGAGTGCATCACCGGGGTCAGCCTGCTGCTGGCCGGTTCCGACCTGCTGGTGCTGCGCCACCCCGAATCGCTCAAACGACTGCGCGCCTACATCGCGCAGATGGTTCAGTAGTCATGGCCGCGAATACAGAGGACCGCTCGCTGCTACATGGATTGCGTGAGCTCGCCGCGCGCTGTGAGACGGCGGCCGGGCAGTTGAGCGATCGCGCCCCAAGCGAGGCGTTCGACCGGACACGCCTTCTCGCGCTGGCAACAGAGCTCGGAGTTCAGGTTGCCGAGCGCTCCGCAGCCGACGTGGCTGTTGATGTGGCGCAATGCGCTCTGGACTGGCTGGGCGATGGCGAGCAGGCCCCGTTGCTGATCGACCGCGCACCGCCAAAGCGCCGCGAGGTTTGGCAGGCCCACGCAGCGACGCCGCGTGGCATGACCCGCGAGCTGGCCGAACTCGAACGCGATCCAGCGGGCGCTGCGCGAGCGGCACTGGCCGGAGTATGGGGCGCACAACTACTGAGCACGGCCCTTGACGACGCAACGCTCGGCCCGCCGCAGCCGCATGTGGCTGTGGCCGATGACACGCTAAAGTACGTGACCGGGTTCACGCCCGAAGCGATCGTCTACGCTCTGGGCGGCACGTTCCGCGGCTCGCTGGAGCCGCTGATAAGCAACATTGTCGACGGCCACGTGCGCGGAGTGGCGCTGGTGCTCGGCGAGCCCACGGCCGCGGGGCAGGCTCACGTCGAGCTGATCAAGGAATTGATCAAGCGCGACGTGCTGGTGCTGCTGTGCGGCAACGCCGAGAGCGAGTGCGCATCAGCGGGCCTGCTGACGCCCGATACGGCAGTTGAAATGTGCGGCGAGCGGCTGGCCGAGGTCTGCCGCGCGGTGGGGATCGGGCCGGTATTATCTATGGGCGCAAGCGTCTCACGCGGCCTAAGCGCATTGTGCGCGGTGGTGGACCAGGGCGGACTGGGCGACATCGCGGCCCTGCCCATAGCCTGCGCCGCTCCGGACTGGGACGAGGCCGCCACTCTGGCCCAAGGCTGCGGCCTGGCGGCAAGCGGCGCGCTGTTCGTGCTCGGCGGACCGTCGGCCCAAGGCCCTGAAATCGAAGCGCTGGCTACAGCGGCGGTTGATCTGGGCGGCGGATTTTTGCAGCAACCCGATCCGTTGACGGCCGCGAAGCTAATGCTGCAACAGATCGATGACAAGCGCCGCGAGCTGGGAATCGACCGCGCAACCGAGCGCGTGCTGATGGACATGTCCGATCGCCGGGCGTTGGAGTAGTAACGATGTCGAAGATCGTCGCATCGCTGGGGATACAGGGCGCACAGCAGATCATCGAGCGCGCGACCGCCGCGCTGGATCGGGCCGTGACTGCCCACGGTCTTGATTGCCCTGTCGGGTTTCCCAACACCGCCTACTTTCTGCCGGTGACCTACGGCATCCTCGGGATCAAGGTCGAGCGGCTCGAGCAAATGCGTCCGGCGCTCCAGCGCTGTTGCGAACTGCTGCCCGCTGCGCCGGACGAAGACGTGCACCTGCCCTACCTCGGACCGGCGCTCGACGCGGGCATGGCCGCGCTGATCGGCGAGGAACTGATCGAGGCGATCCGCTGCGTGGAGCAGCCCGAGCTGTACCTCGGCGGCGAGGAGATCGACGGACACAACATTTGGCTCGGCGCTGCCGACGATGTGGTGCTGCGCAAACGTGGCGTGGAGTTCGTCGACGGATCCGCGCCGGGCTTCGCCGCGATCCTCGGATCAGCCCCCGATCCGCAGACCGCCGTGGCGATCGCCGAAGAGCTACAGCGTAAGAACCTCTACGTGTTTATGGCCGGATCGTCCAACGGCACGACCTTCGCCGAACAGCTGGTGCAATCCGGAGTGCAGGTCGGCTGGAACACGCGGCTGGTGCCCTTTGGCAGCGAGGCTTCGGCCGCGGCCTACGCCTTCGGCTTTGCCACACGGGCGGCAATGAGCTTCGGCGGCATCGGCCCCGGAGAGTTCAGCGCGATCCTGCGCTACAACAAAGAGCGGATTTTCGCCTTTGCCCTGACCCTGGGCGCGATCACCCCCGAGTGGGCGGCGATCGGCCTGGGCGCGTTGAACTACGGCTTCCCGATCATCGCCGACAGCGCGGTGCCCGAGGTGCTGATCAGCGGCGTGTGCACCTACGAGCACCTGGTGGCCGACGTGCCCCACGAGAGCATCGTCAGCCGGGCGATCGAGGCCCGCGGTCTCAAAGTTCAGATCAGCGAGGTGCCGGTGCCAGTGGCCTACGGCCCGGCGTACGAGGGCGAGCGCGTACGCGGCGAGGATATTTTTATCGAGATGGGCGGCGGCCGCACGCCGGCCGTGGAGTGGACAACGTCGCTGCCGATGAACCAGGTCGAGGACGGCGACGTGCAAGTGATCGGACCAAAGCTTGACGATTGCGAGCCGGGCTCGCAGCTGCCGCTGGCAATCAAGGTCGAGGTCGCCGGACGCAAGATGCAGCCGGACTTCGAGCCGATCCTCGAGCGCCAGATCCATCACCTGCTGAACTACGCCCAGGGCGTAATGCATATCGGCCAGCGCGACCTGCTGTGGCTGCGCGTCTCGCGCGCGGCCGCGGCCAAGGGCTTCGAGCTGGCGCACCTGGGGCGCATCCTGCACGCCAAGTATCACGAGGACTTTGGCAACATCGTCGACAAGGTTCAGGTGCGGATCTACACCGAACGCGACGACGTGCAGCGCGTGCTCGATCAGGCCCAGGCGGTCTACCTCGAGCGCGACGAGCGGATCAGCGGGATGACCGACGAGCAGACCGATCCATTCTACTCCTGCACGCTGTGCCAGAGCTTCGCGCCGGCGCACGTCTGCATCGTCACGCCCGAGCGCGCGGGACTGTGCGGCGCCTACTCCTGGCTCGACTGCAAAGCCTCATTCGAGATCAATCCCACCGGCCCCAACCAGCCGGTGCACAAAGGCGAAACCCTTGACGCGGCCTTCGGCCAATGGGCCGGGGTCAACGAGTTCGTGCGTAAAGCCTCGCGCGGCAAGATCGAGCGCATCGACGCCTACAGCATCATGCGCGAACCGATGACCGCCTGCGGTTGCTTCGAATGTTTGGCCGCGGTGCTGCCGCTGTGCAACGGAATCATGATCGTCGACCGCGACCACAGCGGCATGACGCCCTGCGGCATGAAGTTCACTACGCTGGCCGGTACGGTCGGCGGCGGGCAGATGACTCCGGGCTTCCTGGGCCACTCCAAACTCTACATCAGCAGCCGCAAGTTCATCTCAGCCGAGGGCGGCATCAAGCGCTTGGTCTGGATGCCGCGCAAACTCAAGGAAGAAATCCGTGGCCGCTTCGAGCGCCGCGCCGCACAGCTGGGAATCCCCGATCTGCTCCAGCGCGTGGCCGACGAGACCGTGGGCACCACCGAGGAACAAATTTTGCCCTTCCTCGAACAGAAGCAACACCCGGCGCTGACCATGGACCCGATACTCTGACGAGGTAACGATCGATATGGCGCTATCAGGAATCCAGATCTTCAAGCTACTGCCCAAGACCAACTGCGGCGAATGCGGCGTGCCGACTTGCCTGGCCTTCGCCATGTCGCTGGCCGCGAGCAAGGCCGAGCTTTCGCAGTGCCCCTACATCTCGGACGAGGCCAAGGCCGCACTGAGCGAGGCCAGTGCTCCGCCGATCCGCACGGTGACCGTGGGCGCGGGGCGCGGCGAAATCAAACTCGGCGGCGAGACCGTGCTGTTCCGTCACGAGAAGACCTTCGTCAACCCGCCGGGCCTGGCGCTGTTGATCAGCGACGAGTACGACGACGCCGAGATCGACGCGCGCCTCGAGCGCTTCGAGCAGCTGCGTTACGAGCGCGTGGGGTCCGAGCTACGCGGCGACATGCTGGCGTTGCAGTGCGACAGCAACGACGCCGAACGCTTTGTTCACTTAATCGAGCGTACGCGTTCAGCCGACG encodes the following:
- the folE2 gene encoding GTP cyclohydrolase FolE2; protein product: MSKRDWIDVASQPDERNIPIDKVGVKNVRYPIKVLDRSRGTQSTVAAFNMYVSLPHSFKGTHMSRFIEILNEHRGEISTKNFKQVLREIRHRLDAEAAHLEVEFPYFIEKQAPVSKAMGLMEYRCSIVGTLRADRYDVVVTVRVPVTTLCPCSKAISERGAHNQRGTVSISFRFDSLVWIEEIIELAEGSASSAVYSILKREDEKYVTEHAFDNPVFVEDVVRNVAQRLREMAHITWYAVEVENDESIHNHSAYAYVEHDKREADGR
- a CDS encoding AAA family ATPase; its protein translation is MTKVIALAGKGGTGKTTVAGMIVRRLVERWPGPVLALDGDANDNLSETLGLARRGSIAGVTDEFASQRDDLPSGMTKEALLEMRVSASISEGRGMDLLVMGHPEGPGCYCYVNNVLRSQIERLQSNYRFVVIDNEAGMEHVSRRTTRKIDLLLLVADYSAKSLRAATRVAQVARELELDVKRTGLILNGAPQDHSALEPELQATGLELLAVLPHSDRVRDNDVQARSVFELPQDDPALVATAELVDRLVADIAVSQG
- a CDS encoding methylenetetrahydrofolate reductase — encoded protein: MPRSLRQALDEDRFAITAEVGPPKGTDVGRLIEQIELLKPEVDALNVTDNQSAVMKLSPLAACKLIVDRGGDAVLQLTCRDRNRLALQSDLLAAWVLGVRNVLALSGDYVLVGDHPQAKPVFDLDSVQLLQTIELLNAGRDLAGNELRGGTGFLAGAAVTPEADPLEPQLLKFEKKIVAGARFFQTQAVFDVERFEFFMQSARKHEVKVLAGIVLLASARMARYMNEKVPGIEVPDALIARLDAAGKDGALEVGIEIAAQTIRRLRQEQICDGVHVMAIGREQLVPQILAAAQ
- a CDS encoding acetyl-CoA decarbonylase/synthase complex subunit delta, with protein sequence MADFPKVESSGSINQQRLGEGEHGLSLGGQAAYPFHTFDGSIPNPPALALEIHDRPPTDWPEALNEIYSEVYADPANWARKCVELGADALVLTLTSIDPNGDDASAESAVETVKAVAAAIDRPLIVWGVDNEPKDGEVLRAVAEAIDGRRLVLGPVVEGNYKQVGAGAIGFKHMVAANSPIDINLAKQLSILLGNLGVHEEDILIDPTTGGLGYGLEYSYSVMERARIAALVQGDEKLQFPMLNMVGKEVWKSKEAKVSADQQPTWGDARARGISIECITGVSLLLAGSDLLVLRHPESLKRLRAYIAQMVQ
- the acsB gene encoding acetyl-CoA decarbonylase/synthase complex subunit alpha/beta, with the protein product MSKIVASLGIQGAQQIIERATAALDRAVTAHGLDCPVGFPNTAYFLPVTYGILGIKVERLEQMRPALQRCCELLPAAPDEDVHLPYLGPALDAGMAALIGEELIEAIRCVEQPELYLGGEEIDGHNIWLGAADDVVLRKRGVEFVDGSAPGFAAILGSAPDPQTAVAIAEELQRKNLYVFMAGSSNGTTFAEQLVQSGVQVGWNTRLVPFGSEASAAAYAFGFATRAAMSFGGIGPGEFSAILRYNKERIFAFALTLGAITPEWAAIGLGALNYGFPIIADSAVPEVLISGVCTYEHLVADVPHESIVSRAIEARGLKVQISEVPVPVAYGPAYEGERVRGEDIFIEMGGGRTPAVEWTTSLPMNQVEDGDVQVIGPKLDDCEPGSQLPLAIKVEVAGRKMQPDFEPILERQIHHLLNYAQGVMHIGQRDLLWLRVSRAAAAKGFELAHLGRILHAKYHEDFGNIVDKVQVRIYTERDDVQRVLDQAQAVYLERDERISGMTDEQTDPFYSCTLCQSFAPAHVCIVTPERAGLCGAYSWLDCKASFEINPTGPNQPVHKGETLDAAFGQWAGVNEFVRKASRGKIERIDAYSIMREPMTACGCFECLAAVLPLCNGIMIVDRDHSGMTPCGMKFTTLAGTVGGGQMTPGFLGHSKLYISSRKFISAEGGIKRLVWMPRKLKEEIRGRFERRAAQLGIPDLLQRVADETVGTTEEQILPFLEQKQHPALTMDPIL
- a CDS encoding ASKHA domain-containing protein, yielding MADNVRVTFLPDNVSTLVERGASVLSAAVRAGVHIDAACGGSGTCGRCKVRVLQGQTSSPSTSALSADEAARGLVLACRCEVHSDALIALSEQARVEPSALSSVPAATAAGPGAAEHAPAEFVLDPPVSRLDLELPEPTLADNVGDLERVLREVKRQHGINVTQIDPMALHGLGTALREGDWRATAIVRSESGQTPRLLAIQSGLRGAGCALSLDIGTTTIWGRLDDLASGTTLATASDYNSQVSLGEDVITRIVHAEQPGGLQRLQQSVVRTINGVLSRLIQDAGIARHDVVQATVAGNTTMTHLLCGFDPRSIRRAPYVPLASSFPPLRAAQLGIELPEQVPLRALSAVSSWVGGDITAGVLASGLDRDPRLTLYVDLGTNGEIVVGNNEWMASASCSAGPAFEGGGVGCGVRAAAGAINAFRIDRATCEPMVVTIGQAPAIGVCGVGLVQMLSELYCAGLLEPNGRFADPSRSPRLRERDGRTHYVVVEAANSADGVEIVLSESDVENVLRAKAAMYAGIVTVLEQVELSVDDLQRVIIAGALGNFLDLQSCVRIGLFPDIARERFSYIGNGSLLGARAAALSREALERSERIAGSITNIELVDNARFIDNYTSALFLPHTDLSRFPSVASDRRGCGEKR